A window of the Gossypium hirsutum isolate 1008001.06 chromosome A05, Gossypium_hirsutum_v2.1, whole genome shotgun sequence genome harbors these coding sequences:
- the LOC107905925 gene encoding uncharacterized protein isoform X6, giving the protein MGLLTINCGMFVRYYGIKELSPRNSIISTKFSARAFASRKPMKKSRREGRPSKSFTLQTKETLPEDINGLADMHPSNDGNTNNGKSVDSTPPDIISIPSRSNVLQACTITSGLIAALGLIIRQLSHVGSMEGLPILDCSTEVSFGFELWHLELITGLVLIISSCRYILLKTWRYFAESSDTANKQILSSLQPYDYLVVAFLPGMSEELLFRGALLPVLGFDWKSVIVVSTLFGVLHLGNGRKYSFAVWATFVGIVYGYATIMSSSVIVPMASHALNNLVGGLLWRYTSKSLE; this is encoded by the exons ATGGGTTTGCTCACTATAAACT GTGGCATGTTTGTTAGATACTATGGAATCAAAGAGCTTTCACCCCGAAACTCAATCATT AGCACTAAATTTAGTGCAAGGGCCTTTGCTAGTCGCAAACCAATGAAAAAATCAAGAAGAGAGGGGCGGCCAAGTAAAAGTTTCACCTTGCAGACTAAAGAGACCTTACCAGAAGACATCAATGGTCTAGCTGATATGCATCCTTCCAACGATGGCAATACTAATAATGGGAAAAGCGTAGATTCAACTCCACCGGATATCATTTCCATTCCTTCCAGGAGTAATGTGCTTCAAGCCTGCACCATCACTTCTGGGTTGATAGCTGCTTTGGGTCTAATAATTAGACAG CTATCGCATGTTGGGTCGATGGAAGGACTACCCATTCTTGACTGCTCCACGGAAgtatcat TTGGTTTCGAGTTGTGGCACCTTGAGTTGATCACTGGATTGGTTTTGATAATTTCCTCGTGCCGGTACATACTATTGAAGACGTGGCGATATTTTGCTGAGTCAAGTGATACAGCCAATAAGCAG ATTCTTTCTTCGCTGCAGCCTTATGATTACTTGGTTGTCGCATTTTTGCCTGGGATGAGTGAG GAACTCCTTTTTCGTGGCGCACTGCTCCCGGTTTTGGGATTTGACTGGAAGAGTGTTATAGTTGTTAGCACACTTTTTGGTGTTCTACACTTGGGCAATGGGAGAAAGTATTCCTTTGCAGTGTG GGCAACTTTTGTCGGCATTGTGTATGGTTATGCAACAATCATGTCATCTAGTGTCATCGTTCCCATGGCTTCCCATGCATTGAACAACCTTGTTGGAGGGCTTCTCTGGCGCTATACTTCAAAGTCTTTAGAGTGA
- the LOC107905925 gene encoding uncharacterized protein isoform X1 translates to MGLLTINCGMFVRYYGIKELSPRNSIISTKFSARAFASRKPMKKSRREGRPSKSFTLQTKETLPEDINGLADMHPSNDGNTNNGKSVDSTPPDIISIPSRSNVLQACTITSGLIAALGLIIRQVCFSTHLSHVGSMEGLPILDCSTEVSCTGILSFKYMEKLRNYRFGFELWHLELITGLVLIISSCRYILLKTWRYFAESSDTANKQILSSLQPYDYLVVAFLPGMSEELLFRGALLPVLGFDWKSVIVVSTLFGVLHLGNGRKYSFAVWATFVGIVYGYATIMSSSVIVPMASHALNNLVGGLLWRYTSKSLE, encoded by the exons ATGGGTTTGCTCACTATAAACT GTGGCATGTTTGTTAGATACTATGGAATCAAAGAGCTTTCACCCCGAAACTCAATCATT AGCACTAAATTTAGTGCAAGGGCCTTTGCTAGTCGCAAACCAATGAAAAAATCAAGAAGAGAGGGGCGGCCAAGTAAAAGTTTCACCTTGCAGACTAAAGAGACCTTACCAGAAGACATCAATGGTCTAGCTGATATGCATCCTTCCAACGATGGCAATACTAATAATGGGAAAAGCGTAGATTCAACTCCACCGGATATCATTTCCATTCCTTCCAGGAGTAATGTGCTTCAAGCCTGCACCATCACTTCTGGGTTGATAGCTGCTTTGGGTCTAATAATTAGACAGGTTTGCTTCAGCACGCAT CTATCGCATGTTGGGTCGATGGAAGGACTACCCATTCTTGACTGCTCCACGGAAgtatcat GTACAGGGATATTATCcttcaaatacatggaaaaacttagaaacTACCGTT TTGGTTTCGAGTTGTGGCACCTTGAGTTGATCACTGGATTGGTTTTGATAATTTCCTCGTGCCGGTACATACTATTGAAGACGTGGCGATATTTTGCTGAGTCAAGTGATACAGCCAATAAGCAG ATTCTTTCTTCGCTGCAGCCTTATGATTACTTGGTTGTCGCATTTTTGCCTGGGATGAGTGAG GAACTCCTTTTTCGTGGCGCACTGCTCCCGGTTTTGGGATTTGACTGGAAGAGTGTTATAGTTGTTAGCACACTTTTTGGTGTTCTACACTTGGGCAATGGGAGAAAGTATTCCTTTGCAGTGTG GGCAACTTTTGTCGGCATTGTGTATGGTTATGCAACAATCATGTCATCTAGTGTCATCGTTCCCATGGCTTCCCATGCATTGAACAACCTTGTTGGAGGGCTTCTCTGGCGCTATACTTCAAAGTCTTTAGAGTGA
- the LOC107905925 gene encoding uncharacterized protein isoform X4, which translates to MGLLTINCPTSFIHISFHPQSTKFSARAFASRKPMKKSRREGRPSKSFTLQTKETLPEDINGLADMHPSNDGNTNNGKSVDSTPPDIISIPSRSNVLQACTITSGLIAALGLIIRQLSHVGSMEGLPILDCSTEVSCTGILSFKYMEKLRNYRFGFELWHLELITGLVLIISSCRYILLKTWRYFAESSDTANKQILSSLQPYDYLVVAFLPGMSEELLFRGALLPVLGFDWKSVIVVSTLFGVLHLGNGRKYSFAVWATFVGIVYGYATIMSSSVIVPMASHALNNLVGGLLWRYTSKSLE; encoded by the exons ATGGGTTTGCTCACTATAAACT GTCCTACAAGTTTTATACATATATCCTTTCATCCGCAGAGCACTAAATTTAGTGCAAGGGCCTTTGCTAGTCGCAAACCAATGAAAAAATCAAGAAGAGAGGGGCGGCCAAGTAAAAGTTTCACCTTGCAGACTAAAGAGACCTTACCAGAAGACATCAATGGTCTAGCTGATATGCATCCTTCCAACGATGGCAATACTAATAATGGGAAAAGCGTAGATTCAACTCCACCGGATATCATTTCCATTCCTTCCAGGAGTAATGTGCTTCAAGCCTGCACCATCACTTCTGGGTTGATAGCTGCTTTGGGTCTAATAATTAGACAG CTATCGCATGTTGGGTCGATGGAAGGACTACCCATTCTTGACTGCTCCACGGAAgtatcat GTACAGGGATATTATCcttcaaatacatggaaaaacttagaaacTACCGTT TTGGTTTCGAGTTGTGGCACCTTGAGTTGATCACTGGATTGGTTTTGATAATTTCCTCGTGCCGGTACATACTATTGAAGACGTGGCGATATTTTGCTGAGTCAAGTGATACAGCCAATAAGCAG ATTCTTTCTTCGCTGCAGCCTTATGATTACTTGGTTGTCGCATTTTTGCCTGGGATGAGTGAG GAACTCCTTTTTCGTGGCGCACTGCTCCCGGTTTTGGGATTTGACTGGAAGAGTGTTATAGTTGTTAGCACACTTTTTGGTGTTCTACACTTGGGCAATGGGAGAAAGTATTCCTTTGCAGTGTG GGCAACTTTTGTCGGCATTGTGTATGGTTATGCAACAATCATGTCATCTAGTGTCATCGTTCCCATGGCTTCCCATGCATTGAACAACCTTGTTGGAGGGCTTCTCTGGCGCTATACTTCAAAGTCTTTAGAGTGA
- the LOC107905925 gene encoding uncharacterized protein isoform X7, whose amino-acid sequence MGLLTINCPTSFIHISFHPQSTKFSARAFASRKPMKKSRREGRPSKSFTLQTKETLPEDINGLADMHPSNDGNTNNGKSVDSTPPDIISIPSRSNVLQACTITSGLIAALGLIIRQVCFSTHLSHVGSMEGLPILDCSTEVSFGFELWHLELITGLVLIISSCRYILLKTWRYFAESSDTANKQILSSLQPYDYLVVAFLPGMSEELLFRGALLPVLGFDWKSVIVVSTLFGVLHLGNGRKYSFAVWATFVGIVYGYATIMSSSVIVPMASHALNNLVGGLLWRYTSKSLE is encoded by the exons ATGGGTTTGCTCACTATAAACT GTCCTACAAGTTTTATACATATATCCTTTCATCCGCAGAGCACTAAATTTAGTGCAAGGGCCTTTGCTAGTCGCAAACCAATGAAAAAATCAAGAAGAGAGGGGCGGCCAAGTAAAAGTTTCACCTTGCAGACTAAAGAGACCTTACCAGAAGACATCAATGGTCTAGCTGATATGCATCCTTCCAACGATGGCAATACTAATAATGGGAAAAGCGTAGATTCAACTCCACCGGATATCATTTCCATTCCTTCCAGGAGTAATGTGCTTCAAGCCTGCACCATCACTTCTGGGTTGATAGCTGCTTTGGGTCTAATAATTAGACAGGTTTGCTTCAGCACGCAT CTATCGCATGTTGGGTCGATGGAAGGACTACCCATTCTTGACTGCTCCACGGAAgtatcat TTGGTTTCGAGTTGTGGCACCTTGAGTTGATCACTGGATTGGTTTTGATAATTTCCTCGTGCCGGTACATACTATTGAAGACGTGGCGATATTTTGCTGAGTCAAGTGATACAGCCAATAAGCAG ATTCTTTCTTCGCTGCAGCCTTATGATTACTTGGTTGTCGCATTTTTGCCTGGGATGAGTGAG GAACTCCTTTTTCGTGGCGCACTGCTCCCGGTTTTGGGATTTGACTGGAAGAGTGTTATAGTTGTTAGCACACTTTTTGGTGTTCTACACTTGGGCAATGGGAGAAAGTATTCCTTTGCAGTGTG GGCAACTTTTGTCGGCATTGTGTATGGTTATGCAACAATCATGTCATCTAGTGTCATCGTTCCCATGGCTTCCCATGCATTGAACAACCTTGTTGGAGGGCTTCTCTGGCGCTATACTTCAAAGTCTTTAGAGTGA
- the LOC107905925 gene encoding uncharacterized protein isoform X5, which translates to MGLLTINCGMFVRYYGIKELSPRNSIISTKFSARAFASRKPMKKSRREGRPSKSFTLQTKETLPEDINGLADMHPSNDGNTNNGKSVDSTPPDIISIPSRSNVLQACTITSGLIAALGLIIRQVCFSTHLSHVGSMEGLPILDCSTEVSFGFELWHLELITGLVLIISSCRYILLKTWRYFAESSDTANKQILSSLQPYDYLVVAFLPGMSEELLFRGALLPVLGFDWKSVIVVSTLFGVLHLGNGRKYSFAVWATFVGIVYGYATIMSSSVIVPMASHALNNLVGGLLWRYTSKSLE; encoded by the exons ATGGGTTTGCTCACTATAAACT GTGGCATGTTTGTTAGATACTATGGAATCAAAGAGCTTTCACCCCGAAACTCAATCATT AGCACTAAATTTAGTGCAAGGGCCTTTGCTAGTCGCAAACCAATGAAAAAATCAAGAAGAGAGGGGCGGCCAAGTAAAAGTTTCACCTTGCAGACTAAAGAGACCTTACCAGAAGACATCAATGGTCTAGCTGATATGCATCCTTCCAACGATGGCAATACTAATAATGGGAAAAGCGTAGATTCAACTCCACCGGATATCATTTCCATTCCTTCCAGGAGTAATGTGCTTCAAGCCTGCACCATCACTTCTGGGTTGATAGCTGCTTTGGGTCTAATAATTAGACAGGTTTGCTTCAGCACGCAT CTATCGCATGTTGGGTCGATGGAAGGACTACCCATTCTTGACTGCTCCACGGAAgtatcat TTGGTTTCGAGTTGTGGCACCTTGAGTTGATCACTGGATTGGTTTTGATAATTTCCTCGTGCCGGTACATACTATTGAAGACGTGGCGATATTTTGCTGAGTCAAGTGATACAGCCAATAAGCAG ATTCTTTCTTCGCTGCAGCCTTATGATTACTTGGTTGTCGCATTTTTGCCTGGGATGAGTGAG GAACTCCTTTTTCGTGGCGCACTGCTCCCGGTTTTGGGATTTGACTGGAAGAGTGTTATAGTTGTTAGCACACTTTTTGGTGTTCTACACTTGGGCAATGGGAGAAAGTATTCCTTTGCAGTGTG GGCAACTTTTGTCGGCATTGTGTATGGTTATGCAACAATCATGTCATCTAGTGTCATCGTTCCCATGGCTTCCCATGCATTGAACAACCTTGTTGGAGGGCTTCTCTGGCGCTATACTTCAAAGTCTTTAGAGTGA
- the LOC107905925 gene encoding uncharacterized protein isoform X2, which produces MGLLTINCGMFVRYYGIKELSPRNSIISTKFSARAFASRKPMKKSRREGRPSKSFTLQTKETLPEDINGLADMHPSNDGNTNNGKSVDSTPPDIISIPSRSNVLQACTITSGLIAALGLIIRQLSHVGSMEGLPILDCSTEVSCTGILSFKYMEKLRNYRFGFELWHLELITGLVLIISSCRYILLKTWRYFAESSDTANKQILSSLQPYDYLVVAFLPGMSEELLFRGALLPVLGFDWKSVIVVSTLFGVLHLGNGRKYSFAVWATFVGIVYGYATIMSSSVIVPMASHALNNLVGGLLWRYTSKSLE; this is translated from the exons ATGGGTTTGCTCACTATAAACT GTGGCATGTTTGTTAGATACTATGGAATCAAAGAGCTTTCACCCCGAAACTCAATCATT AGCACTAAATTTAGTGCAAGGGCCTTTGCTAGTCGCAAACCAATGAAAAAATCAAGAAGAGAGGGGCGGCCAAGTAAAAGTTTCACCTTGCAGACTAAAGAGACCTTACCAGAAGACATCAATGGTCTAGCTGATATGCATCCTTCCAACGATGGCAATACTAATAATGGGAAAAGCGTAGATTCAACTCCACCGGATATCATTTCCATTCCTTCCAGGAGTAATGTGCTTCAAGCCTGCACCATCACTTCTGGGTTGATAGCTGCTTTGGGTCTAATAATTAGACAG CTATCGCATGTTGGGTCGATGGAAGGACTACCCATTCTTGACTGCTCCACGGAAgtatcat GTACAGGGATATTATCcttcaaatacatggaaaaacttagaaacTACCGTT TTGGTTTCGAGTTGTGGCACCTTGAGTTGATCACTGGATTGGTTTTGATAATTTCCTCGTGCCGGTACATACTATTGAAGACGTGGCGATATTTTGCTGAGTCAAGTGATACAGCCAATAAGCAG ATTCTTTCTTCGCTGCAGCCTTATGATTACTTGGTTGTCGCATTTTTGCCTGGGATGAGTGAG GAACTCCTTTTTCGTGGCGCACTGCTCCCGGTTTTGGGATTTGACTGGAAGAGTGTTATAGTTGTTAGCACACTTTTTGGTGTTCTACACTTGGGCAATGGGAGAAAGTATTCCTTTGCAGTGTG GGCAACTTTTGTCGGCATTGTGTATGGTTATGCAACAATCATGTCATCTAGTGTCATCGTTCCCATGGCTTCCCATGCATTGAACAACCTTGTTGGAGGGCTTCTCTGGCGCTATACTTCAAAGTCTTTAGAGTGA
- the LOC107905925 gene encoding uncharacterized protein isoform X3 has protein sequence MGLLTINCPTSFIHISFHPQSTKFSARAFASRKPMKKSRREGRPSKSFTLQTKETLPEDINGLADMHPSNDGNTNNGKSVDSTPPDIISIPSRSNVLQACTITSGLIAALGLIIRQVCFSTHLSHVGSMEGLPILDCSTEVSCTGILSFKYMEKLRNYRFGFELWHLELITGLVLIISSCRYILLKTWRYFAESSDTANKQILSSLQPYDYLVVAFLPGMSEELLFRGALLPVLGFDWKSVIVVSTLFGVLHLGNGRKYSFAVWATFVGIVYGYATIMSSSVIVPMASHALNNLVGGLLWRYTSKSLE, from the exons ATGGGTTTGCTCACTATAAACT GTCCTACAAGTTTTATACATATATCCTTTCATCCGCAGAGCACTAAATTTAGTGCAAGGGCCTTTGCTAGTCGCAAACCAATGAAAAAATCAAGAAGAGAGGGGCGGCCAAGTAAAAGTTTCACCTTGCAGACTAAAGAGACCTTACCAGAAGACATCAATGGTCTAGCTGATATGCATCCTTCCAACGATGGCAATACTAATAATGGGAAAAGCGTAGATTCAACTCCACCGGATATCATTTCCATTCCTTCCAGGAGTAATGTGCTTCAAGCCTGCACCATCACTTCTGGGTTGATAGCTGCTTTGGGTCTAATAATTAGACAGGTTTGCTTCAGCACGCAT CTATCGCATGTTGGGTCGATGGAAGGACTACCCATTCTTGACTGCTCCACGGAAgtatcat GTACAGGGATATTATCcttcaaatacatggaaaaacttagaaacTACCGTT TTGGTTTCGAGTTGTGGCACCTTGAGTTGATCACTGGATTGGTTTTGATAATTTCCTCGTGCCGGTACATACTATTGAAGACGTGGCGATATTTTGCTGAGTCAAGTGATACAGCCAATAAGCAG ATTCTTTCTTCGCTGCAGCCTTATGATTACTTGGTTGTCGCATTTTTGCCTGGGATGAGTGAG GAACTCCTTTTTCGTGGCGCACTGCTCCCGGTTTTGGGATTTGACTGGAAGAGTGTTATAGTTGTTAGCACACTTTTTGGTGTTCTACACTTGGGCAATGGGAGAAAGTATTCCTTTGCAGTGTG GGCAACTTTTGTCGGCATTGTGTATGGTTATGCAACAATCATGTCATCTAGTGTCATCGTTCCCATGGCTTCCCATGCATTGAACAACCTTGTTGGAGGGCTTCTCTGGCGCTATACTTCAAAGTCTTTAGAGTGA
- the LOC107905925 gene encoding uncharacterized protein isoform X8 — protein sequence MGLLTINCPTSFIHISFHPQSTKFSARAFASRKPMKKSRREGRPSKSFTLQTKETLPEDINGLADMHPSNDGNTNNGKSVDSTPPDIISIPSRSNVLQACTITSGLIAALGLIIRQLSHVGSMEGLPILDCSTEVSFGFELWHLELITGLVLIISSCRYILLKTWRYFAESSDTANKQILSSLQPYDYLVVAFLPGMSEELLFRGALLPVLGFDWKSVIVVSTLFGVLHLGNGRKYSFAVWATFVGIVYGYATIMSSSVIVPMASHALNNLVGGLLWRYTSKSLE from the exons ATGGGTTTGCTCACTATAAACT GTCCTACAAGTTTTATACATATATCCTTTCATCCGCAGAGCACTAAATTTAGTGCAAGGGCCTTTGCTAGTCGCAAACCAATGAAAAAATCAAGAAGAGAGGGGCGGCCAAGTAAAAGTTTCACCTTGCAGACTAAAGAGACCTTACCAGAAGACATCAATGGTCTAGCTGATATGCATCCTTCCAACGATGGCAATACTAATAATGGGAAAAGCGTAGATTCAACTCCACCGGATATCATTTCCATTCCTTCCAGGAGTAATGTGCTTCAAGCCTGCACCATCACTTCTGGGTTGATAGCTGCTTTGGGTCTAATAATTAGACAG CTATCGCATGTTGGGTCGATGGAAGGACTACCCATTCTTGACTGCTCCACGGAAgtatcat TTGGTTTCGAGTTGTGGCACCTTGAGTTGATCACTGGATTGGTTTTGATAATTTCCTCGTGCCGGTACATACTATTGAAGACGTGGCGATATTTTGCTGAGTCAAGTGATACAGCCAATAAGCAG ATTCTTTCTTCGCTGCAGCCTTATGATTACTTGGTTGTCGCATTTTTGCCTGGGATGAGTGAG GAACTCCTTTTTCGTGGCGCACTGCTCCCGGTTTTGGGATTTGACTGGAAGAGTGTTATAGTTGTTAGCACACTTTTTGGTGTTCTACACTTGGGCAATGGGAGAAAGTATTCCTTTGCAGTGTG GGCAACTTTTGTCGGCATTGTGTATGGTTATGCAACAATCATGTCATCTAGTGTCATCGTTCCCATGGCTTCCCATGCATTGAACAACCTTGTTGGAGGGCTTCTCTGGCGCTATACTTCAAAGTCTTTAGAGTGA